In a genomic window of Phragmites australis chromosome 14, lpPhrAust1.1, whole genome shotgun sequence:
- the LOC133891564 gene encoding GTPase activating protein 1-like: MDRLVDLLKVQVIRGINLAYRDTRGSDPYVVLRLGKKKLKTSAKKRSVNPIWHEELTLSVTNPNEPIKLEVFDKDTFSRDDPMGDAEIDVAPLMEVLNMDPEEIRNGAIIRSIRPGSKNCLADESHVCWRNGKLVQDIILRLKNVESGEIQLQLQWVTIPGAK, from the exons ATGGATAGATTGGTAGACCTCTTGAAAGTACAGGTGATCCGTGGGATCAACCTTGCCTACCGTGACACAAGGGGCAGTGATCCATATGTTGTCCTTCGACTCGGCAAGAAG AAACTGAAGACAAGTGCGAAGAAAAGA TCTGTCAACCCCATCTGGCATGAAGAGCTAACTTTGTCGGTCACAAATCCTAACGAACCAATTAAGCTT GAGGTGTTTGACAAAGACACTTTCAGCAGGGACGACCCGATGGGAGATGCAGAGATCGACGTTGCGCCCTTGATGGAAGTTCTGAACATGGACCCGGAGGAAATTAGGAACGGCGCCATCATAAGATCAATCCGTCCAGGCAGCAAGAACTGCCTCGCAGACGAGAGCCATGTTTGCTGGAGGAACGGAAAGCTTGTCCAGGACATAATTCTCCGGCTGAAGAACGTGGAGAGTGGCGAGATACAGCTGCAGCTGCAATGGGTGACCATTCCTGGCGCCAAGTAA
- the LOC133890763 gene encoding protein DETOXIFICATION 18-like has translation MGEEAAAPLLGGLHLHGDGDGGKKDHEELPATRKKRRWWLVEWDAEEAAGQLAFAAPMVATSMAYYAIPLVSVMYAGRLGDLELAAATLGNSWGTVTGIALMTGLSGSLETLCGQGYGAKAYRMMGVYLQASIVTSALFSVLVSLLWLYSEPFLVFLRQDPEVSRLAAVFLRYMIPAQFAYGFIQCTLRFLQTQSVVMPLVAFSLLPLVLHVGITHAFVHHLGLGFAGTAMSTSVSLWLSFLMLAAYVRFSEKFRDTWGGFTTEAFRHVLPGMKLAIPSAVMICFEYWSFELLVLFAGLMPQSHLSTSIIAMCENTEAISYMITYGFAAVISTRVSNELGAGNIANAKKALTVSLALSLLLGVVFLLLLCLGHDLWVSLFSNSEKVASAFASMTPFLIGSVVLDSTQGVLSGVARGCGWQHLAAWANLVAFYIVGLPLSVLFGFMLGFHTKGLWMGQICGLLCQNCVLLFITLRTKWEKLDLTMINNENGFVC, from the exons atgGGTGAGGAGGCAGCTGCGCCGTTGCTCGGCGGTCTCCACCTCCATGGGGATggagatggaggcaagaaagATCACGAGGAGCTGCCCGCGACGAGAAAGAAGAGGCGGTGGTGGTTGGTGGAGTGGgacgcggaggaggcggcggggcaGCTGGCGTTCGCGGCGCCGATGGTGGCCACCAGCATGGCCTACTACGCCATCCCGCTCGTCTCCGTCATGTACGCCGGCCGCCTCGGCGAcctcgagctcgccgccgccaccctagGCAACTCCTGGGGCACCGTCACAGGCATCGCGCTCATG ACTGGACTGAGCGGGTCTCTGGAGACGCTATGCGGGCAGGGCTATGGCGCCAAGGCGTACCGCATGATGGGCGTGTACCTGCAGGCGTCCATCGTCACATCTGCGCTCTTCTCCGTGCTCGTCTCCCTCCTGTGGCTCTACTCGGAGCCGTTCCTCGTCTTCCTCCGGCAGGACCCCGAGGTCTCGAGGCTGGCCGCCGTCTTCCTCCGCTACATGATCCCGGCGCAGTTCGCCTACGGCTTCATCCAGTGCACGCTCAGGTTCCTGCAGACGCAGTCCGTGGTCATGCCGCTCGTGGCGTTCTCGCTCCTGCCCCTGGTGCTCCACGTCGGGATCACCCATGCTTTCGTGCACCACCTCGGGCTTGGCTTCGCCGGCACAGCCATGTCGACGTCGGTGTCGCTCTGGCTGTCCTTCCTCATGCTTGCAGCCTACGTGAGGTTCTCGGAGAAGTTCAGGGACACCTGGGGGGGCTTCACCACCGAGGCGTTCCGGCACGTCCTGCCTGGCATGAAGCTGGCCATCCCCTCTGCAGTGATGATTTG CTTTGAGTACTGGTCGTTCGAGCTACTGGTGCTATTTGCCGGGCTCATGCCGCAATCTCATCTCAGTACTTCCATCATTGCAATGTG CGAAAACACTGAAGCGATATCATACATGATCACCTATGGGTTTGCCGCCGTTATCAG CACAAGGGTGTCGAATGAGCTGGGAGCTGGGAACATTGCCAACGCGAAGAAGGCGCTCACCGTGTCACTCGCGCTCTCCCTGCTTCTGGGGGTGGTATTTCTTCTGCTCTTGTGCCTTGGCCATGATCTGTGGGTGAGTCTGTTCAGCAACAGCGAGAAGGTGGCAAGCGCGTTTGCATCAATGACGCCATTTCTCATCGGGTCTGTGGTGCTGGACTCCACACAAGGGGTCTTGTCAG GGGTTGCAAGAGGTTGTGGATGGCAGCACTTGGCAGCATGGGCCAACCTGGTGGCCTTCTACATAGTTGGCTTGCCCCTCTCTGTCCTGTTTGGATTTATGCTTGGGTTTCATACCAAG GGGCTGTGGATGGGTCAGATATGTGGCCTCCTCTGCCAGAACTGTGTTCTGCTGTTCATCACCCTGCGAACCAAGTGGGAAAAATTAGACCTGACCATGATCAATAACGAGAACGGTTTTGTCTGCTAA
- the LOC133890036 gene encoding glutamate--glyoxylate aminotransferase 1, which translates to MARKPLDYDQLNENVKKVQYAVRGELYLRASELQKEGKKIIFTNVGNPHALGQKPLTFPRQVVALCQAPFLLDDPNVGLIFPADAIARAKHYLAMAPGGLGAYSDSRGIPGVRKEVAEFIQRRDGYPSDPELIYLTDGASKGVMQMLNAIIRNERDGILVPVPQYPLYSAAISLFGGSLVPYYLEEEANWGLDIVNTRQSVAAARAKGITVRAMVIINPGNPTGQCLSAANIRELLQFCYQENLVLLADEVYQQNIYQDERPFISARKVLFDMGPPLSREVQLVSFHTVSKGYWGECGQRGGYFEMTNLPPKTVDEIYKVASIALSPNVPGQIFMGLMVNPPKPGDISYLKYATESKAILESLRRRARMMTDGFNSCRNVVCNFTEGAMYSFPQIRLPQRAIEAAKRAGKVPDVFYCLKLLEATGISTVPGSGFGQKEGVFHLRTTILPAEEDFPAIMSSFKKFNDSFMEQYEGYSRM; encoded by the exons ATGGCGAGGAAGCCGCTGGACTACGATCAGCTGAACGAGAACGTCAAGAAGGTGCAGTACGCGGTGCGCGGGGAGCTCTACCTCCGCGCCTCCGAGCTCCAGAAGGAGGGCAAGAAGATCATCTTCACCAACGTCGGCAACCCACACGCCCTCGGTCAGAAGCCGCTCACCTTCCCACGCCAG GTGGTGGCGCTGTGCCAGGCTCCGTTCCTGCTCGATGATCCCAACGTCGGACTCATCTTCCCCGCCGACGCCATCGCGCGGGCCAAGCACTACCTCGCCATGGCGCCCGGCGGTCTAG GTGCTTATAGTGATTCCCGGGGTATTCCTGGAGTTAGGAAGGAAGTTGCCGAGTTCATCCAGAGGCGTGATGGGTATCCCAG TGATCCAGAACTCATTTACCTGACCGATGGTGCCAGCAAAGGTGTGATGCAAATGCTCAACGCCATTATCAGAAATGAGAGAGATGGG ATTTTGGTCCCTGTTCCACAATACCCACTTTATTCTGCTGCCATTTCCCTCTTTGGTGGTTCTCTGGTCCCATATTACTTGGAAGAAGAGGCTAACTGGGGCCTTGACATTGTCAATACCCGCCAATCAGTGGCGGCAGCACGGGCAAAGGGAATCACT GTTCGAGCAATGGTGATTATAAATCCAGGAAACCCCACTGGCCAATGCCTTAGTGCAGCAAATATAAGGGAACTTCTGCAATTTTGCTATCAGGAAAACTTAGTTCTTCTTGCAGATGAAGTGTATCAGCAGAATATTTATCAAGATGAGCGTCCATTTATAAGCGCAAGAAAG GTTTTGTTCGACATGGGTCCTCCATTGAGCAGGGAGGTTCAGCTTGTCTCTTTCCACACTGTTTCCAAAGGATACTGGGGAGAGTGTGGCCAACGTGGTGGATACTTTGAAATGACAAATCTTCCTCCCAAA ACagttgacgagatctacaaggTTGCATCAATAGCACTGAGTCCAAATGTTCCTGGGCAAATCTTT ATGGGATTAATGGTTAACCCTCCTAAACCTGGAGATATCTCTTATCTGAAGTATGCCACTGAAAG CAAGGCCATCCTCGAGTCTTTGAGGAGGAGAGCACGCATGATGACCGATGGTTTCAATAGTTGCCGCAATGTTGTGTGTAATTTTACGGAAG gagctatgtactctttcccCCAAATACGCCTGCCACAAAGAGCTATTGAGGCGGCCAAAAGAGCCGGCAAAGTACCAGATGTTTTCTACTGCCTCAAGCTTCTGGAGGCAACAGGAATTTCCACTGTTCCGGGCTCCGGTTTTGGTCAGAAGGAAGG GGTGTTCCACCTGAGGACGACCATCCTTCCTGCGGAAGAAGACTTCCCTGCCATCATGTCGAGCTTCAAGAAGTTCAACGACTCATTCATGGAGCAATACGAAGGTTACTCGAGGATGTGA